The Enteractinococcus fodinae genome has a segment encoding these proteins:
- a CDS encoding 1,4-dihydroxy-2-naphthoate polyprenyltransferase → MASFSQWVAAARLRTLPMAIAPVVVGSAAAAELDSFHAGKALLALIVALALQIGVNYSNDYSDGIRGTDDQRVGPFRLTGSGAAAPVTVRNMAFAFYGLAAVAGLALTVWSQAWWLMIIGVASIVAAWFYTGGKKPYGYLGLGEVFVFVFFGLVAVLGTTYTQAGEISGLAVTGAVGTGLVSTALLMANNVRDIPTDTEAGKKTLAVRLGDTKARWSYPIMLAVAIGVPLLYAQEHPWLWLMLILLVASVRPSLIMLEAEERGELIPVLKMTGLFGILYAIVFTLGVVL, encoded by the coding sequence TTGGCTTCGTTTTCTCAGTGGGTGGCAGCCGCCCGCTTACGCACCCTGCCCATGGCGATCGCACCGGTGGTGGTGGGCAGTGCTGCAGCCGCCGAACTCGACTCATTTCACGCGGGCAAAGCCCTGCTGGCCCTGATCGTGGCGTTAGCCCTACAAATCGGGGTGAACTATTCCAATGACTATTCCGATGGGATTCGAGGCACCGATGACCAGCGGGTTGGCCCGTTCCGGCTGACCGGTTCTGGGGCGGCAGCGCCCGTCACCGTGCGCAATATGGCCTTTGCCTTTTACGGGCTGGCAGCGGTCGCTGGGCTGGCGCTGACGGTGTGGTCGCAAGCCTGGTGGCTGATGATCATCGGGGTCGCGTCTATTGTTGCGGCGTGGTTCTATACCGGCGGGAAAAAACCCTATGGCTATCTCGGACTGGGCGAAGTCTTTGTTTTCGTGTTCTTTGGTCTGGTTGCTGTGCTGGGTACGACCTACACCCAAGCCGGAGAGATCTCGGGCCTGGCGGTCACGGGGGCGGTCGGTACCGGACTGGTCTCTACCGCACTGCTGATGGCCAATAATGTCCGCGATATTCCCACGGATACCGAGGCCGGCAAGAAGACGCTGGCCGTCCGGTTAGGTGACACGAAAGCCCGCTGGTCGTATCCGATCATGCTGGCCGTCGCCATCGGTGTGCCCCTGCTGTACGCGCAGGAACATCCCTGGTTGTGGCTGATGCTGATCCTGCTGGTGGCCTCGGTCCGGCCCTCGTTGATCATGCTGGAAGCGGAAGAACGCGGTGAGCTGATTCCGGTGCTGAAAATGACCGGTTTATTTGGGATCCTCTACGCCATTGTGTTCACCCTGGGCGTTGTCCTGTAG
- a CDS encoding 1,4-dihydroxy-2-naphthoyl-CoA synthase translates to MSNYPVPEKVSDIFDPNQWRTVQGFDFQDITYHRHVERDGDGNWVRDLGTVRIAFDRPEVRNAFRPGTVDELYRAIDHARMTSDVGTVLLTGNGPSPKDGGHSFCSGGDQRIRGRDGYRYAEGETAESVDPARAGRLHILEVQRLMRTSPKVVIAVVNGWAAGGGHSLHVVSDLTLASKQHGKFKQTDATVGSFDAGYGSALLARHVGQKRAREIFFTAREYSADQMVEMGAVNESVDHEQLETVALEYAADINAQSPQAIRMLKYAFNLADDGMAGQQVFAGEATRMGYMTDEAVEGRDAFLEKRDPDWSQFPYYF, encoded by the coding sequence GTGAGTAACTATCCTGTGCCAGAAAAAGTTTCCGATATCTTCGACCCGAACCAGTGGCGTACCGTCCAAGGTTTCGATTTCCAAGACATCACATACCACCGCCATGTTGAACGCGACGGCGACGGCAACTGGGTCCGCGACCTGGGCACCGTGCGTATCGCCTTTGACCGTCCCGAAGTGCGCAACGCCTTCCGACCCGGAACCGTGGATGAACTCTACCGAGCCATCGACCACGCTCGCATGACCTCAGATGTAGGCACCGTGTTACTCACCGGCAACGGCCCCTCTCCCAAAGACGGCGGACATTCCTTCTGCTCCGGCGGTGACCAACGCATTCGCGGCCGCGATGGTTATCGGTATGCCGAAGGGGAGACCGCAGAATCCGTCGATCCAGCACGCGCCGGGCGACTCCACATTCTAGAAGTCCAGCGCCTGATGCGCACCAGCCCCAAAGTCGTCATTGCGGTGGTCAATGGATGGGCGGCAGGGGGCGGTCACTCGCTGCACGTGGTCTCAGACCTGACCCTTGCCTCGAAACAGCACGGGAAATTCAAACAGACCGATGCGACCGTCGGGTCCTTCGATGCCGGGTACGGATCGGCACTGTTGGCGCGCCACGTTGGGCAAAAGCGTGCCCGCGAGATCTTCTTCACTGCGCGCGAGTATTCTGCAGATCAGATGGTGGAGATGGGCGCGGTGAACGAATCGGTCGACCACGAACAGCTTGAAACCGTCGCGCTCGAATACGCGGCAGATATCAATGCCCAGTCCCCGCAGGCCATTCGGATGCTGAAATATGCGTTCAACCTCGCTGACGACGGAATGGCCGGTCAACAGGTCTTCGCCGGTGAAGCTACCCGCATGGGGTACATGACCGATGAGGCCGTCGAAGGCCGGGATGCTTTCTTAGAAAAACGCGATCCAGACTGGTCACAGTTCCCGTATTACTTCTAA
- a CDS encoding diaminopimelate dehydrogenase, protein MNIKAGIVGYGNLGQAVEYLIGKLDDFELFGIFSRRETLDTNATVYPVADAHKYKDDIDVLFLCVGSATDIPEQAAGFAEHFTTVDTYDNHSKVAEHYAAMDQAAKANDNVAIVSTGWDPGLFSMNRVLGLSLFPEPIQNTFWGKGLSQGHSDAVRQVAGVRRGVQYTIPAQDAIDQARAGNGQGLSKTTSHERIVYIVADAADHDRIREEITTMPDYFEPYDTTVHFVSNEEFERDHQGAPHGGYVITTGDLQGHNASVEFSLALESNPNFTAAAMVAFGRAAARLKDQGNSGAYTVLEVPLYLLSQQSLQEMMETGLV, encoded by the coding sequence ATGAACATCAAAGCCGGCATCGTAGGCTACGGAAACCTCGGCCAAGCCGTGGAATACCTCATCGGCAAGCTCGATGACTTCGAACTCTTCGGCATTTTCTCCCGCCGCGAGACCCTCGACACGAACGCGACCGTCTACCCGGTAGCCGATGCGCACAAGTACAAAGACGACATCGACGTGTTGTTTTTGTGCGTGGGTTCAGCCACTGACATTCCAGAACAAGCTGCTGGATTCGCCGAACACTTCACCACCGTGGACACTTACGATAACCACTCCAAGGTGGCCGAACATTATGCGGCAATGGATCAAGCAGCCAAAGCCAACGACAACGTAGCCATCGTGTCGACCGGTTGGGATCCAGGCCTGTTCTCCATGAATCGGGTGCTTGGACTATCGCTGTTTCCCGAGCCCATCCAGAACACGTTCTGGGGGAAGGGCCTGTCGCAGGGTCACTCAGATGCGGTTCGTCAGGTTGCCGGGGTGAGACGCGGGGTGCAATACACCATCCCGGCACAAGATGCCATTGATCAGGCCCGGGCCGGCAACGGGCAGGGCCTATCGAAGACCACCTCCCACGAGCGGATCGTCTACATCGTGGCTGATGCAGCAGATCACGATCGGATTCGTGAAGAAATCACCACGATGCCCGACTACTTCGAACCCTACGACACCACCGTGCATTTCGTGTCCAACGAGGAATTCGAACGCGATCACCAGGGCGCACCACATGGTGGATATGTCATCACGACTGGTGATCTGCAGGGCCATAATGCCAGCGTCGAGTTCAGCCTCGCACTCGAATCAAACCCAAACTTCACCGCAGCCGCCATGGTTGCTTTCGGTCGGGCAGCAGCTCGGTTGAAAGACCAGGGCAACTCAGGCGCGTACACCGTGCTGGAAGTGCCACTGTACCTCCTTAGCCAACAGTCGTTGCAGGAGATGATGGAGACCGGACTGGTCTAA
- a CDS encoding AMP-binding protein yields MDVYQALASGTPFEATATGVMPRPDITDPVRGHPEAVAVVRTSGSTGTPKQTILTASALAASAKATAEHIGGEGQWLLAVGTQYVAGLAVVSRSVQAGTTPVVIDPSFGPEAFVAGTQQLDHDFTAVSMVPTQMLQLLDHDEAITALQSYSAILVGGAAIPARITDAAQQYGLKLYKTYGMSETCGGCVYDGIPLPGVTVDTVEHHGVERLRITGPMVAAGYFDDPELTAAHFSAGSYLTDDYGTVTDGTVQVFGRLDDVINTGGVKVSAAQVQNVLQHWMPAAFVTGLPDDRWGQRVSAVITGDTSQEVLADAIRSALGAPAVPKTWLRVESLPMLDNGKPDRITLTEWLAKE; encoded by the coding sequence ATGGACGTCTATCAAGCACTCGCATCGGGCACACCGTTCGAGGCCACCGCTACGGGTGTCATGCCCCGCCCGGACATTACCGACCCGGTTCGGGGCCACCCTGAGGCAGTCGCCGTCGTCCGAACCTCGGGTTCTACTGGCACCCCAAAACAGACCATACTCACTGCCTCCGCACTGGCCGCATCTGCCAAAGCTACCGCTGAACATATCGGTGGCGAAGGTCAGTGGCTGCTCGCCGTGGGCACCCAGTACGTAGCCGGACTGGCAGTGGTGTCCCGCTCGGTGCAAGCCGGCACCACGCCGGTGGTCATCGACCCAAGTTTTGGTCCCGAAGCATTCGTTGCCGGGACGCAACAGTTAGACCATGACTTCACCGCGGTCTCAATGGTGCCCACCCAGATGCTGCAGCTGCTTGACCACGATGAGGCGATAACTGCTTTGCAGTCGTATTCGGCGATCCTGGTCGGTGGCGCAGCCATCCCTGCGCGCATCACGGACGCCGCACAGCAATATGGCCTGAAGCTGTATAAGACCTACGGGATGTCGGAAACCTGCGGTGGCTGTGTTTATGACGGTATTCCCCTGCCGGGCGTGACCGTGGATACGGTCGAACACCACGGGGTCGAGCGACTGCGTATCACCGGTCCGATGGTGGCCGCAGGTTACTTTGATGATCCCGAGCTCACCGCCGCCCATTTCTCCGCCGGCTCGTATCTGACCGATGACTACGGGACCGTCACCGACGGGACGGTTCAGGTTTTTGGTCGCTTAGATGATGTGATCAACACCGGTGGGGTCAAAGTATCGGCCGCCCAGGTGCAAAACGTCTTGCAGCATTGGATGCCAGCAGCATTTGTGACCGGCCTGCCCGATGACCGGTGGGGGCAACGGGTCAGCGCTGTGATCACCGGAGACACCTCGCAGGAGGTCTTAGCGGACGCGATTCGGTCAGCACTGGGTGCCCCCGCGGTGCCCAAGACGTGGTTACGCGTCGAGTCATTGCCGATGTTAGACAACGGCAAACCGGATCGCATCACTCTCACCGAATGGTTAGCAAAGGAATAG
- a CDS encoding tyrosine-protein phosphatase — protein MVRSQVQYLHPAKWSGARNAWQVRDGLWRMGRAEWVDATGWQQMLADGVATVIDVRTPPEIKAREHDPAPAVPAAIERIHLPVEDIHHESFWQRHAPYPMHPDAYHDTMETFGDRVATAIATVLESWETGGTVLHCTAGRDRTGLVLGLMLQLPDIPGGAADWEEQARVYASGAHGINEHHRTSPIPHPYESYLEPAEFQRELEDRLASYRRFLAEWPGARVQELLATSRND, from the coding sequence ATGGTCAGGTCTCAAGTGCAGTATCTTCACCCAGCAAAGTGGTCCGGAGCCCGCAATGCCTGGCAGGTCCGAGACGGCCTGTGGCGAATGGGGCGTGCCGAGTGGGTGGACGCCACCGGGTGGCAACAAATGCTTGCCGACGGCGTGGCAACCGTGATTGATGTTCGGACCCCACCGGAGATCAAAGCCCGCGAACACGATCCAGCCCCGGCGGTCCCGGCAGCAATTGAGCGGATTCACTTACCGGTTGAAGACATCCATCACGAGTCCTTTTGGCAACGTCATGCGCCGTATCCGATGCATCCGGACGCGTATCACGACACCATGGAGACCTTTGGTGACCGGGTCGCTACTGCCATTGCAACGGTTTTGGAATCCTGGGAAACAGGCGGGACCGTCTTACACTGCACTGCCGGCCGAGATCGTACCGGCTTGGTGCTGGGCTTGATGCTGCAGTTACCCGACATTCCCGGTGGTGCCGCCGATTGGGAAGAACAAGCCCGGGTTTATGCCTCAGGTGCGCACGGGATCAACGAACACCACCGAACCAGCCCGATTCCGCACCCGTATGAGTCATACTTAGAGCCGGCAGAGTTTCAACGGGAACTCGAGGACCGTCTGGCCAGCTACCGGAGGTTCTTAGCAGAGTGGCCGGGTGCGCGAGTCCAAGAGTTACTCGCGACGTCTCGAAACGACTGA